The following DNA comes from Seriola aureovittata isolate HTS-2021-v1 ecotype China chromosome 15, ASM2101889v1, whole genome shotgun sequence.
agaatttgtttatttattcactccTTGATCATTAAAACAACTGTCTGCTACAGATGAAGTAGCCTTAATCATACTATACATAGTTCTCACACATTGTAAATGGGCGTCTCTTATCTGGAGTAGCTGCTACATTCCATCTATGAAAATCAACATCACAAAGCACAAAATGAGCACTTTGTGGATTATTAATAACgctttatttctctttcctttGTCAGGATGTCTGGCGCGAGAATTGTGGGTCACATGGTGCACAATCTGAAGTCAGGTCAGTACGGGCTGGCAGGCATCTGCAACGGAGGTGGTGGAGCGTCATCTATTCTAATCCAGAAATTGTAGGAAACGTGATGTCTCTGATGCACTCCTTGATAGACTGGTTGAAGTGTGTTGACTGCCTTTTACAAGAAGAATGCATCTGTTACAACTTTAATGCCAGTTGCCTTAATCAAACAGCGAAGTAGGACTCCACTCACATGACATCATGCCTCCAGGATTCAAAACACTCCTTTGTTTGTCAAAACGTCTTGTGCAAAAAATGGATTAATATTTAACTATGTATTGAAATGGTTGAATAAATTCTGTAGTTTTTATGAACCAAACCTACTCTTGTGTTATTGATCTTTATGACTGACCATGAGGTTGAAGTCTGACCATCAATGTGTAAAGTTTCAAAGGTGGTACATTGCTTCGGTCTTGACATTTGTATGCGTAATCTAAACTTTAGAGGCAGGGTGATTTCAAGTGTTAtcttgattattattattatattattattattattattattattatgtgatgTGTTCTCTTACAGTAAAAGTGGATAATAGAATTTCTGCCTGGCCCCAAAGTGGAGAAACACAGGCCTTTGCATAGTCTGGATCAAATCCAGGGATGTAGTAGCTTCCTGGTGACTCAGTGAATGACGTGTTGGTGTGGCATTCTGGTCCTGAATGTGGTCCAGGACCTTTGTGTCTCATTCCCTCCAGCAATTTtctgaaaaacataatttttgttCATGTGGATTGCCTACTGATCACTGACTACATAGTTCATAGTTGTTGTTATTCATTAAATcactgtaaaatacaacatttactAAAAAAATATACCCCCTTTAAAAAGTGGCTGTGAATTGTGGTTGAAATAGAGaagatagaaagagaaagaagagagcgAAACTATAACCTGACCGATACTGAAGTTTTGAAGCTTGTATTGATAATTGAGAGTCTTTTCACCAAATGTGTGTGAAGCCTGCATTAACTGCTTTTCATCTGCGCGGGGGCCTGCAACAAGCTGCAACCACGAACATCTTAGAAATATATAAAGTTGACATGGTGAACGTGTTAGCACACCTGATTGCTAACATTTACAAatcacacacatccagcagacatgtagcaccattaacattcatttagaAACATGCTTCTGTCCATCTGGCAAATCTAGAAGTCCAATAATAACTCTTgttttagctctggttttggtGTCCACCAACTCCTGCAGGAAACATCTGCttcttaagctgctaaatgcaCCACTACGTTTATCACCAtctagttgctaactgtgtttGCCTGAtgtttggtgctggacaggCAGTGTGCAGTGGGTTTTTAGAACTTCTTTATGCAACCCAAATTACATTACACATGGCAATTTAGAGTTGGCATTGTAATTTTCAAGTTAGCCACTGGATGCCGCCATTTTCGTTAAATGGATTAAATGCATTCCATTCCATGTTACAGTAGAAGGCAACATGTCAGGGTTAAATTTTATGGCTCTCATATTGCATTTACACATATCTTTTAACGGGTAGATAAAGGATCAGTTCACCAATATTATAAaaggctgtattttttttctatttaccCCTCTTGGCATTAAGCCATGCAGATATTGGACACTGAGGGTTTGAGAGGTCATCTTTAAAATTTCTGCTGTATCCTTGATGCAGTAGAGGTGAATAGAATTTCAACAGTGGTatttaaagcaaagaaaaatatctATTAAACGTGTCTTATCAGAAAGAATGCAGTTTCAGATTTGAACTTATCAAACCATGGGTACGTAAATCAActgaacaaaatatttttggaCAGTCACCGCCAGGGCTAAGGAAGGGTGATGAAGATATACTCTCAGTTACCAGTTTATTAGCTACACCTAGCTTTGATTAATGCAGTCAAATTTAACTGACCTGAAACGAGTCCTACCTCCATGAAGGTTTTAAGgtccagtttgtgttttgacccCTTTCAGAGAGGTGTTGGTCATTTTGAAGGCggtttgtggtgctgttaaaTTTTATTGCATAACAGTGATGAGTGTTTCTATAATTTTGTCCACCCCACTCAACAATGTGGATAGACTGAATGACAGAAACACGTCTCTGTAATTTAATATAGTATCTATACAATAACTCAGATATATTAAGTGATACAAAAGTGATTTAATGTTAATACAGGAGTTTCATAATTATTTGTACAAGCTAAGACTATTCCCCATCTACTTTAAATGCAATAtgctcatatacagtatgtaaatatataagaTATTAAGATTAGGGTTGTTGTCAGTCAGTAGATCATTAGGTTCCTCACAATCTCTTCCTGGATGACTCTTGTCTTTCATTCTGTCCTTTTCCTGCCAGTGAAACACCCGGTTAAATATTAACGGGCTCTGAAACTAGTTTGGCCATCAGTATTTGCTACCCCACTTGCCCATTTGTTACTGATCAAAGACAGCTAGGTGACACTGCTCTTTCGAAGGATGGACAATAGCATGGGTAATGTAAGAAACAATTCTATTACGTCTTTTCACTTGATTTAAACCTTTGTTTTTCCCACTAAGGCTCGGTCTGAATGCCGGCTCCAGGTCAAACAAGCAGTTACCACTTGCCACTTGTTGACTCCTCTCGCTCCTCCTCTCAGTCACACTGTGTCAACCTTGGTAACCGGAAAACATTAAGCTGAACTTGTTTTGGACTTGAATTTACCATTCTTAAGAAGCTGCCACTCCcgaatagatttttttttatggttctTAGGCATAACTTTTAGGTAGGAAGAGCAGATTTTGTTACAGCAAGCAGAAACTAGTGCATGCTTGTCCTTGATTGTCTACAGTTTGAGTCTGCAAGGTTTCATGAAGTAAAATaagaatttaaaacatttcacatgtaTACATATTTGCTGCTCAGGCATGTAGCcaagaaatattttcaaaagcaCAAATTGCTCTTGTAAATCAATATAGTAGAGCTGAAGACTGCTAGAGATTATCACTGCTATAAACCTACAGGATAAGATGCACAGGGCAATAATGCATGTAAATCacaatatacatacagtatatcacactGCTGAACTGAGTTTCTAAACCAGGTTTTCCTAATGAGATCAAATAACAAGTCAATGGACGGCCACTGCTGGATGGACACCTGCGCtcattgttttcacttcattcacGTTATCCTAAATCCTGGCTGTGACCACATGATAATGAGAATCAGTGCTTTTCCTCCATCAATACCTGCTCTTTGCCCATGTCATTTTGAAGTGTTAGATAAATGGAGTGGTGTACAACAGGCTGGCTTGtgcacacagagggaaaaggtGTGGTCATGGCTGTTGATTATATGGAGGAACGGAGAGAGCatgtgacagagagggaaacagggagtggaagaaaagagagaatcaGAGCGCTGAAGGAATTTGTGGGAATTTCAAGGTCGGTAGAAATATAGAGAAAGATGtggatgaatgtgtttgtgaactCTTAGTAAGTGAGCTGACTCAGGTCAGGTGTGagcttttgtatttgtagtATTTTAGTTGTTAAAAAACTGGAGATTCTTGGTGTTTGGGGGAATGAGAGTATTTGTGATATGTATTCAGGTGCTTAGGTAGTTTTTATGTGAGCCAACATTTTAATGGACAATTTGTTcaatcaattttcttttttgttttatgaatacTGCTCTAACAAAAGCTATAGTTTGGCTACATGGTGCATCATatactttactttttaatttatgAGCAGTAATTCATTCTTCTTTAATACTGCATAAACTTTTCCAGGTGTGACAGTCTCCCACATCGGGCAGTATGACCAGTTTCAGTATGAGTAATAATCAGGTAAGATCAGTTTCATTGTCAAAGGCAGCCTGTCTAAATGTCTgtgtctaaatgtttttttaccaCATAAAATCAATGATTTTTTCTGAATAAAGCCAAATCACATATTTATCTCCTTCTCTGTCATTGTTACACCAGCTTAACTTCTTTCTCATTACTTGTAGGCAAATGGTCCCACCTATGACAACATTGGATTCCGGCATGATGAAGGAATACCCCGTCCGTACAACCCACAGCAGGGGATATACCCCTCCCACCCACAACAGACCCCTAACTACATTCCCACAACCCCCAGAACCATCAACACCCACCACACTGTAACGCCTGGAACATCACATAATACAGGACAAATGACAGGTACGGTAATTCttagtgttttttcatttcccaTATTTCAGCATAAAAGGAGGATAAACTGATTAACAATGctagtttttaaaaagaaaggcCCTCCCCAGCTTCATTAAAAATTCTAATGCACCCCTCCCTAATATGtcaaaataatacaacagtGTTGAACTGGTCCAACTCGCAgttttgaaacagaaaaatatttatggAAAATTCTTGGACAATCAAGAAGGAattaaaacagcacaaaatgaGCGTTAGTGTTTGGTCATGTGGAGCTCAACTGTGTCAAAATGATAAACTCTTCTCCCAGTTGTCATGTGATTTGAATTGTTAAGAGAGATAATGTAGGAAGTGAATTCACTAATTTAGACTGCAGTGCAGTATCTTCTAAACCTGCCATTTGCATGTCTGACTCTATGTAAATCTCGAAGGGTGTGCAGTCGCTGGTATGTAAAACTCAGCCATCTCAATTACTTAATTTTACTCTTGCCTTATAGGGATAAAGAAATGTCATTGGAAATATGTCCTGTCGGCATCTCTGGCTGGGGTTCTTATCCTGGCAGTGGGCTGCCTCTTGCTCTGGTACTTCTGTAAGTTCAGCTGAAGATCTTTGTATCTGCCTAAAGTGGTTTTTGTCATCCTCGgaattttgtgtgaaattcCTGTGTTCtctatactgtgtgtgtgtgtgtgtgtgtgtgtgtgtgtgtgtgtgtgtgtgtgtgtgcgtgtgtgcgtgtgtgtgtgtgtatgtgtgtgtgtgtgtgcgtgtgtgcgtgcatgtttgCAGTATACTACGAGTGTTTATTGGGGAAGTCATGCCAACAGGGTGGGAAGTGTCTGTCATCCTGGCAGTGGTGTGATGGTGTCATGGACTGTTCAGGTGGAGAGGATGAATCTAACTGCTGTAAGTTGTGTTCAGAATCAACACCCAGATCTTCCACACATACGTCCTGTATTGGCGTTTAtggttttttttagatttactTTAATCAACAGCAGGTGAATAAACCGCTGTCCTCTCCGCCTCACAGTTCGCCTTCACGGGACCAACTTCATGCTGGAGAGTTACTCACCGGACAGCCAGACGTGGATGCCCGTGTGCGCTGAGAACTGGGACAACAACTATggcagagctgtgtgtgagcagaTTGGCTACAGGAGGTGCTGATTGTCTTCTCCACCACTGTTCACATTGTCCCACTTCTGCAGACTCTGTTCTAACCGCTGTATAAGAATTAACCTATGAGTGTTTGAGAGCACAAGCTTATAGgtttttttcctcacagtgaATTCTTGTCAGAAAGGAAAAACTTCTGAAACAATACTTAGACAGTCGCATGGTGCTAAAGTTCCAGAGGCACAAATGGCCTGATTACTTGCTTAAAATTGtacaattgattaatcaaacaaagacaaagagaaaatgattatGTCTCACATTGTGCAGACTTACACACAGTTTCTTCGGGGGGAAAATACATCATATCATGTAAAGCTGGATGACATGACTGGCTAACAtccaaactttatttaaaggtcCATTTTAAAAAGCTGGGAATAGTGTGTTTGCCTTACCTCACTGATCACATGACATCAACCTTGTGTCCGTCCCACAGCCAGGATTATGTGACCTACAGGCAAATCGGTGCAGGTTCTTTGGCCTCTCAAGGATACATGAAACTGAAGCCTGGGGGTATTCATACGTCACCTGTACAGTCACAGCTCACTTACAGGTATATGATGATAACTGATGATATATGATATACATAAATACTGAAtaatttgttttacttgtttaaatatcttttttttttttgtcctttcctTTGCAGCCAACGTTGCTCAGCCTCAGCTGTCACACTTCAGTGTATTGGTAAGTTACTGCTTCAACTGGGACATAACTGCAATGCTGAAATATGTACGAAATCATGTGATATGTGCAAAGACGGTGGATAGTATAGATTTAGCCAGACAGTGGGACTTCCTGTTTGTGACCAAGTCACCAAGTCACCAAATATCACctgaataaagttttttttttctttgtcccaATAAAATATGAGTTATAGTAAACTCTTTTCTGTCGTCAGTAGAATGTGGAAAGAGTTCAGAAGCCCCCAGAACTCGTATCGTAGGTGGTGCAGACGCTGTAAATGGAGCCTGGCCGTGGCAGGTCAGTCTCCAGATTCATGGTCAACACATTTGTGGAGGCTCCATCATCAGCCCTTACTGGATCCTATCTGCTGCACACTGCTTCCAAGAGTGAGCTTCTACTCTTTACGCCATTTATGATCTTCATGCCATTTGCcttgttttacatttgatttttaacTGTCATTTTTGACAGATATTCAGGAGGAGAATCTATTGTCTGTTTCACATCTTTCTGTTTGTCATGACAGTTACTCCAGGCCTGATATGTGGACAGTATACTCTGGCGACGTGAGCTTGATCAAAATGAGCTCTGACGAAGGCAAAACTGTGAACAAAATCATTAACCATGCCAAATATGACACAAAAACTAATGACAATGACATTGCTCTGCTAAAGCTTGACACACCACTGACATATACAAGTAAGTTGACGgtaaaattcatatttcattacAAGAAATGATGATGTGACCTGTCACTTTGTATTGATAATGAGAACACTTGAGCTCATGCTTGTTCGTCCCTCAGGCACAGTGAGGCCAGTGTGTCTCCCCAACGTTGGCGTGAACCTCTCCGCCGAACGTCAAGCCTGGATCACAGGATGGGGGGCCTTGCGCTCATCTGGTGAGCCCAACACTACGTGAATATGTCCAACTTTCTATGTGAAGTGAAATGGAGAATGTGTACCATGTTGACTCAGAACCCAGCAAACAAATCTGTTTCTGAACACttagttttctttcctttctgtaGATTATTTGTTCAAGTGTTTCAGGGGTCACCTGTCTTTTAAGGTTTAAAGCACAAGTAAGGGAACAGTACTTTTTAACGCTTGGCTGAGCTAACTGCGGGTGTACAATTATTAATTTTTCTCAGGACCAGCCCCTGACAGACTAAATCAGGCCCAGGTGACCATTTACAACACAGTGACCTGTAACAGTCCTCTGGTGTTAGACGGACAGGTCACTCAGACTATGATCTGTGCAGGCAAACTGCAGGGAGGAGTCGACACATGTCAGGTTAGTCtgagtttcttttctctgtcacacacacacacacacacacacacacacacacacacacacacacacacacacacacacacacacacacacacacacacaaacacatatttctTTTGTATGCCGCAGGGTGACAGTGGAGGGCCCCTGGTGGTCGAGGAGGGAGGTGTATGGTGGCTCACAGGGGACACTAGCTGGGGGATTGGATGTGCTTGGAGGAACAAGCCAGGAGTCTACGGCAACATAACCTACTTTACTGACTGGATATATAGACAAATGCAGGTACAGAGATGTACGCCtctaataaatgtttattatagATATTGTAGGTCTTCTGTTGTCAGATGCATGAATTTCGGGGATCTTTGTCTGTGGGCAGCATGCAGCATAACTAACAGCAGTGACTCtccatttattgcatttttatggcAATGTGTTTGTAAACAGCAGTTAGAAGCAGAGTGACACTATAGTCCTTGTGCTCACTAGCGGTCAAAGTCTtatgttttcttatcttttagctctgtgttggTAAATGCGGGTTATGGTTTAGGGAAATTTAGGTCACAGCATGTGACGCTACCTGAATCTAATGTGCATGAGTGACATGTAGTGATTTTAGGTTTAATTAATCCAGTCAGCCTAATGAGAAGTGAAATATCATCACACCAGACTTCTAACATTGTTTTTTATCCTAACAGAATGAGTGATGGAAACGTCAACCAACATGAAGACAAACCTCTTGCAGTAATCAGTTACTTTATCACACACTTTGCACTTTGAATCTGAAGCTCCGAACAGGAAgatctaaaaaaacaaaaaaaacaaaatgaggactgtacaaataaaactgaccgatcatttcattatttttcaataCTTGTTATTACTACAGATTGGATGTTtgtatttaaacaaaatcaagctattttgttgtaataaaacaaattttgCACAAAGAGCTGAGTTTCAGTTTGATAGGTGTGTGACAAATGCTCAGGTAACTGGCTAATGGAGCAAAGCCTGGCAGCCAGCACAGACAGTTAGTTTGACTCTTACTGCGGAACTAATGGCACACACTACTCAACACTACTGTAACACACATCCAAAGACCTATTTGCAAGAAGGTTAAAACCCACCTTAATTCCTGCATCCACCTGTTGGCTCCCACCTCAGTACAGTAGCTACAGTATGCTTGGAGGGGATCCGCAAGGTCAGGGCCTGGACATATTATATACACTCACCAAACACTTTATTAGAAAACCTGTGCACCGGCTTTTTTAATGCAATTAACCAATCAGCAAATCATGTACCCACAGTACAATGcatacaaacatacagatacaggtcaggaacttcagttaatgttcataTCAAACATCAGCGTGGGGGAAAAATGTGAGTTTGactgtggcatgattgttggaTCCAGACAGGCCAGTTTGAGTATATCTGAAACCCAAACCATCAGAATACTCCAAAACCAAAAAggcatccagtgagcagcagctctgtgcatgGAAACATGTTCATGAGAGAGGTCTGAGGAGAATGACCAGACTGATTGGAGCAGACAAAAGGGCTatggtaactcagataaccactctttacaaatGTGGTCACCTTACTCTAAGTGGAATATAGTGTTAGTCACACTCTGTGTATGCTcctgtgcatgcgtgtgcatgtgctcaTACTCATgtcatgtgtttttctcagctgGGCACAGTGGAGTGGAGGGCTATACGGActataactttaactttaaagtagaacttttttttcttgtggtaTGAATGGGATGAAGACGGTGGTGAGGCTTGACGTCACATGACATCACAAGTGGGTGTATGGATAAGAAATGTGATTGTATTTGTACCAGAACCTCCGAGaaaatttgcatgttttctgaaAATTCAGTGTCAGCGTGAAGGTTCCAGGTTCCAGGTTCCAGGTTCCAGGTTCCAGGTTCCAGGTTGACATCTTCCTGCCGACTACAAGCCGCTGCATCATTTTGTGTGAATTTTACTCTTTATCTCAATTTATCTGCAAATAAAGATATTGATATAATTGTTGCTCTTTACTCATTTTCAATCATTACACATACAATTACTTAATAACTCTACTGCTACAGTGTAATTTTATAGGCTActgaaaaaacattcagaattCTGGGACATTAAGGAGAGAATAGAATGATGGTGTGTGGATAAAAACACGCTCAACAGGTGTGACAACCAAACACACTCTTCTGCCTCAAAACACTGTCAACTGAAAACCTCCCGCCTATTTGCTCTGCTCAGTATAACAACGCCATCCTATTGCAGCCGTCACCACCTCAAACATTACCTCAACACAACAGCTGGTCTGACACCCTGCAAACTTGATTTATAAAATTCCTATTAACCTCGATCAATTGCGATTTAAGTCTTGTGTGTTGTGACAGACATAATTTGGGGTGAATGAAGGCCTCACTGACTGCACTCCATTCTGAAGTGCCTAAACCTTGCCTGTAGGACCAGCTCAAACGGGGAACAATATGTAAAAAGATCTGTTCTAGTTTAATTTACAAActtatttcattataaatgcTTGTTGAAATAGGACCCcagtgacatactgtatacagtagTTTTTGGAAGCTTCTGCAAATGTTACAATGCCTGcaaatatttcagtatttaaaaAGTTTGACATTAACCACACATTACTGAGGATAAAATACCTCACAGAATACTGCACCATTTGTGATATCTGATGTTTTACTGAACTCTACAattgtctgtgtatatgtgtgtgtgtgggtgtgtgtatatgtgttggtatatgtgtgtgttaggacCGTCTCAGAAGGTGACAGCTACCTCGGTTTGGGTAATAGATTTTAGGGTACCATGTTACTGGTTGTTATTTATTGCTGTGGTAGTACCAGTAACTTCCCACCAGGTGTCAGTGTCGCTGTGTGGACCGCGTGAGCGCAgggacagagaaacagattaGTGCGTCACATCCAATCAAACTGTGAGGATGTGAGCGGAGGAAGAACTGCAGGACGGTGTCAAATTAAAACGTGACTTCCACAGTTAGCAGGTGAGCTGGTAATATTAGTTGTGTCTgctttcagaaaaatgttcatTGCTTTACTTTCGTTGCTTTGTCGTTACTGTCTGCATTTTCTTGGCAAACGTATGAAAGTTAAGGAAAAGTATGaatgttagcaagctagcaAACCAACAAGGAGACCTCCACAGCTGCTGTAAACAGTCTCATTATCTGTTCACTTAAAAATTATAGTGTTaaactgagtgaaatgtctctgtTGAGTGGCATATTGAGTTACATTATCCTCAACTGAATGTAGGagaatgtgtatttatttttcttcatgtttcttAAAAGCTCTGCACGCCCACACAGGTGTTCTGACTGATTACGTCTCTGTAAAGTTGGGTGGAGCTATGCAGGGAATTATGTGAGGTCAACAATATCCACATACCAGCAGAGCTTTTGCCCCCTCAGAGTTGCACTGTagcaaaagcacaggtgtagctgataacatTAATTGTGGCTCTGTTTAGGTGCATCAAGgccctggtattgtgcatgctgacTCACTGGCTTGGCTTACTACCACACGTAGATAGAACATGCCTGTATTGTTCTGAGAGGATGTTTAACCTATCAAGTAAGTGACAACACCATGGGGTGGACCATGGGTGTGTAGGGTCTTAATTGTGTATGAAATGGACACAGAAAATGCACACAGAATGATCAAACTAAAActtgattttcacattttgcagAAGGACAATTGCACACATCATATTTTGGTGAGTCAATCAGTACAAAGATCCAAGCAGAGGTCCGTCTAGAGGAGATTGACCCACATCAGcatcactgacagagagaggggaatcTTGCAGCAGTCACAGGATGGAGTAAGGAGTGAGCAAGGTACTTGTATTTTATGTATAATTATAGTGgataatgttttttctgttctgaCACAAGCACTAGACAAATCTTAGGACCAGTACCTGTTATCTTAAAGGCTGATAAGCAAGAGGCTGATAACAGTCTGAAGCCAGTGTTTTAATGTCAAATCATGGACTCatgatttctctctttttctttgcatgAAACCATTTTGAGTGTACACACATAGTCTACATCACAGGCTAGATCAGGTCTAAGTAGTTAATGAACTAAATATGGAGACATCACACATTTATATCAAGCACTAGTTAGCCATCATCAGaaac
Coding sequences within:
- the tmprss2 gene encoding transmembrane protease serine 2 isoform X1 — encoded protein: MTSFSMSNNQANGPTYDNIGFRHDEGIPRPYNPQQGIYPSHPQQTPNYIPTTPRTINTHHTVTPGTSHNTGQMTGIKKCHWKYVLSASLAGVLILAVGCLLLWYFLYYECLLGKSCQQGGKCLSSWQWCDGVMDCSGGEDESNCFRLHGTNFMLESYSPDSQTWMPVCAENWDNNYGRAVCEQIGYRSQDYVTYRQIGAGSLASQGYMKLKPGGIHTSPVQSQLTYSQRCSASAVTLQCIVECGKSSEAPRTRIVGGADAVNGAWPWQVSLQIHGQHICGGSIISPYWILSAAHCFQDYSRPDMWTVYSGDVSLIKMSSDEGKTVNKIINHAKYDTKTNDNDIALLKLDTPLTYTSTVRPVCLPNVGVNLSAERQAWITGWGALRSSGPAPDRLNQAQVTIYNTVTCNSPLVLDGQVTQTMICAGKLQGGVDTCQGDSGGPLVVEEGGVWWLTGDTSWGIGCAWRNKPGVYGNITYFTDWIYRQMQNE
- the tmprss2 gene encoding transmembrane protease serine 2 isoform X2, translating into MTSFSMSNNQANGPTYDNIGFRHDEGIPRPYNPQQGIYPSHPQQTPNYIPTTPRTINTHHTVTPGTSHNTGQMTGIKKCHWKYVLSASLAGVLILAVGCLLLWYFLYYECLLGKSCQQGGKCLSSWQWCDGVMDCSGGEDESNCFRLHGTNFMLESYSPDSQTWMPVCAENWDNNYGRAVCEQIGYRSQDYVTYRQIGAGSLASQGYMKLKPGGIHTSPVQSQLTYSQRCSASAVTLQCIECGKSSEAPRTRIVGGADAVNGAWPWQVSLQIHGQHICGGSIISPYWILSAAHCFQDYSRPDMWTVYSGDVSLIKMSSDEGKTVNKIINHAKYDTKTNDNDIALLKLDTPLTYTSTVRPVCLPNVGVNLSAERQAWITGWGALRSSGPAPDRLNQAQVTIYNTVTCNSPLVLDGQVTQTMICAGKLQGGVDTCQGDSGGPLVVEEGGVWWLTGDTSWGIGCAWRNKPGVYGNITYFTDWIYRQMQNE